A single region of the Nicotiana sylvestris chromosome 6, ASM39365v2, whole genome shotgun sequence genome encodes:
- the LOC138870621 gene encoding uncharacterized protein codes for MIISGFTGQLRGWWDNYLCVEEKAFVIKATAVEEGVDNKGFTSQLRGWWDNYLSVEEKAFVINATAVDEGVDNIGMALVKGREDAVYTIILTILEHFNAQLLDKKLSGLNVRTIDLSKKFADRIETVSDYNTETWSEFNKLKGIVKPNSMYADKPRMQTYYYPRPTPQDVLIEERDWNQTNTSYSGFTGQLSGWWDNYLSVKEKAFVINATVVDEGVDNIGMALVKGREDAVYTLILTILEHFNGRFTSNHETIRTLLNGLRCKTLSEFRWYKDTFMIRVMELPENKYEHWKAMFIDGLPSLFAERVRKVLRGSYGEIQYGNYTYGKLIGVCTQEGINLCNELKFSRQLKIDKLKEKSQLGDFCTQFGLPGTSTQSRKKKKNRYHRYPNPDSPYKKKRSRYRSKEERDTRKAHRKSTRFTKNRSKRDLADIKCYKCGKFGHISPNCKLQKLKTLELDDELRDKVYGLLYTSGEIENLKKDIKSLKQNQMICDHRITQIEKNNSLTDFPTNFSIKGISESHIVTLPYEENFSEDDIPTKSRPCQMNAELVEFCKNEIDSLLQKGLIKPSKSPWSCSAFYVNNAAEKERGIP; via the exons atgattatttcaggctttactggccaacttcgtggctggtgggataattatttATGTGTTGAAGAAAAGGCTTTCGTTATTAAGGCTACAGCCGTAGAGGAAGGTGTTGATAATAAAG gctttactagccaacttcgtggctggtgggataattatttATCTGTTGAAGAAAAGGCTTTCGTTATTAATGCTACAGCCGtagacgaaggtgttgataatataggtatggctctagttaagggtagagaagatgcagtgtaTACCattatccttacaattttagagcatttcaatg cacaACTCCtcgataaaaagctttctggtttgaaTGTTAGAACAATTGATTTATCTAAGAAATTTGCTGATAGAAttgagaccgtttctgattataacactgagacatggtcagagtttaataaactcaaaggtataGTTAAACCCAATAGTATGTATGCTGACAAACCAAGGATGCAAACttattattatcctcgtcctactcctcaagatgtgttgattgaggaacgtgattggaatcagactaatacgtcttatagcg gctttactggccaactaagtggctggtgggataattatttATCTGTTAAAGAAAAGGCTTTCGTTATTAATGCTACAGTCGTAGATGAAGGTGTTGATaatataggtatggctctagttaagggtagagaagatgcagtgtatacccttatccttacaattttagagcatttcaatggtagatttacctcaaatcatgagaccatcagaaccttacttaatgggcttagatgtaagacccttagtgaatttagatggtataaagatacttttatgattagggttatggaactacccgagaataaatatgagcattggaaagctatgtttatagacggcctcccttccttatttgctgaaagggtAAGGAAAGTATTAAGGGGTAGTTACGGTGAAATTCAGTATGGTAATTATACCTATGGCAAACTTATAGGAGTGTGTACACAAGAAGGAataaacttgtgtaatgagctaAAGTTTTCTAGACAacttaagattgataagcttaaagagaaatcccaattaggtgacttttgtacccagttcggtttacccggaacctctactcaaagtaggaagaagaagaaaaacagatatcataggtatcctaacccggatagcccgtataagaaaaagaggtctagatataggtctaaggaagagcgtgatactagaaaagcgcatcggaaatctactcgatttacgaagaatagatcaaagagagatctcgctgatattaagtgttataagtgtggaaagtttggtcatatttctccaaattgcaagcttcaaaagctgaaaaccttagaactcgatgatgagttacgcgataaggtttatggcttgttatacacttcagg cgaaattgagaatttgaaaaaagatattaagtctcttaaacaaaatcaaatgatttgtgatcaccggattactcaaattgagaaaaataattctctaactgATTTTCCAACTAATTTTTCGATTAAAGGAATTTCTGAATC gcatattgtaactcttccttatGAAGAAAACTTCTCCGAAGATGATATCCCTACTAagtctcgaccttgccagatgaatgctgaattggtcgaattctgcaaaaacgagattgacagcttgttacaaaagggtttgataaaaccctcaaaatctccttggtcatgttctgccttttatgttaataatgctgcagaaaaggaacgtggtattcct